Proteins encoded by one window of Blastocatellia bacterium:
- a CDS encoding helicase-related protein, which produces MAVNNFLTQVGRQILLPGHFDVPVLLEDVRALGGDGSAGYECRVRLPDGTLEEAVISPAEAATLFGTDQETPTAIKPADAERLRLLIESARIRLAYAHDRQFAVSLSGIRTLPHQIEAVYQAMLPQPRLRFLLADDPGAGKTIMAGLLIKELKLREAIERVLILCPAPLTIQWQDEMLRWFGESFDIIFSAVDQQQLTNPWQRSSQVICSIDYAKQDGVRERVWQQHWDLVVLDEAHKCSAYTKSSSGRSDEVAETKRYQLAKRLSESADHVLLLTATPHHGDEDRFAHFVRLVDPDLFPEPHRLAREATAIRREVLRLGKNSPWCLRRLKEDLKDLNGNRLFPDRHARTVTFHLNSEEYALYKAVTAYINQFIPQQTGQRRSSAALTRTVLQRRLVSSTCAIHESLKRRLKKQQDLLDELEGLSPAQRAKCLAALQGRLPDAEQEEDDLDEEVRDRLVDEYTGAQELEQLRAEISLLKDLVEQARRVRELASDSKLAALKKCLGQAQFIELKDGRGKLLLFTEHRDTLTYVRDHLERWGYTTCEIHGGMNPHERKWAQERFRTAAQICVATEAAGEGINLQFCHLMINYDMPWNPTRLEQRLGRIHRIGQDRDVYAFNFVATDSEDGQPIVEGRILHRLLEKLDRMNEALEGRVFDVIGEVLSLNDVNLPDMLREAAYDPRRLDEYLDQIDRIDPGKLKEYEEATGIALARSHVDFTGFQRRNLEVEEKRLMPRYVETQFIAAAKEIGLRVEPRADGLWRIEHVLADLRSERLRSVQRLGKADPSYRKVTFHKHHLEQSAHLDAVLMGPGHPLYAALDEKLNEKLSPLQGGIGFYVDPMATEPFRLHFFEITIRGKDSKGNDVPLHGELVAVREQHGQFEIVPADILLNLPPHPNPPSAVEPVAIQAASDYLKSTYQLECRARCQHERQQFARICREYLERSFDARIKRAQERAMSLLAEASAKPEFKLAADEARKYVDELQRQRQERLNGLGKLEVARTGPVRHIATAIVLAPGVETELQLADLLDEPDPDMRRKSELAAEDLVVAALKEEGFPEDRIERVGHLKLGFDIRAHRIADPATGEVLVKRVEVKGRARGQAVRLTTNEWYKAQQLADTYWLYVVWDPLGPEPELVRIQNPAARLDHAKREIVAARFFEIPAEAIESTVEAQKWGA; this is translated from the coding sequence ATGGCCGTGAATAACTTTTTAACGCAGGTCGGGCGGCAGATTCTTTTGCCAGGGCACTTCGACGTCCCTGTTTTGCTCGAGGACGTGAGGGCGCTCGGTGGGGATGGTTCCGCGGGTTACGAATGCCGGGTCCGGCTGCCCGACGGCACTCTCGAGGAGGCGGTCATTTCGCCTGCTGAAGCGGCCACGCTGTTCGGCACGGACCAGGAAACGCCGACCGCGATCAAACCCGCTGATGCGGAACGACTCCGACTCTTGATCGAGTCCGCGCGGATTCGCCTGGCCTACGCCCACGACCGCCAGTTCGCTGTGAGCCTCTCCGGCATCCGTACCCTCCCTCATCAGATCGAGGCCGTCTACCAGGCCATGTTACCGCAGCCTCGTCTCCGCTTTCTCCTCGCCGACGACCCGGGGGCGGGCAAGACGATCATGGCCGGCCTGCTGATCAAGGAGCTCAAGCTGCGAGAGGCCATCGAGCGCGTTCTCATCCTCTGTCCGGCCCCGCTCACGATTCAGTGGCAGGACGAAATGCTGCGGTGGTTCGGGGAGTCCTTCGACATCATCTTCTCCGCCGTGGACCAACAGCAGCTCACGAACCCGTGGCAGCGCTCCTCGCAGGTCATCTGCTCCATCGATTACGCAAAACAGGACGGTGTCCGCGAGCGCGTTTGGCAGCAGCACTGGGACCTCGTCGTACTGGATGAGGCGCACAAGTGCTCGGCGTACACCAAATCCTCCTCGGGACGCAGCGACGAGGTGGCGGAGACCAAGCGGTACCAGTTGGCCAAGCGCCTGTCCGAGTCGGCTGACCACGTGCTGCTGCTCACCGCCACCCCGCACCACGGGGACGAAGATCGGTTCGCCCACTTTGTTCGCCTGGTAGACCCGGATCTCTTCCCCGAGCCGCATCGTTTGGCCAGGGAGGCAACCGCGATTCGAAGAGAGGTGCTGAGACTTGGCAAGAACTCACCGTGGTGTTTGCGCCGTCTCAAGGAAGACCTTAAGGACCTGAACGGCAACCGCCTGTTTCCCGACCGGCACGCACGGACCGTGACGTTCCACCTCAACAGCGAGGAGTACGCGCTCTACAAGGCGGTCACGGCTTACATCAACCAGTTCATCCCTCAGCAGACGGGACAACGCAGGTCGTCGGCGGCGCTCACCCGCACCGTCCTCCAGCGCCGCCTGGTGAGTTCTACCTGCGCCATTCACGAATCCCTGAAGCGGCGCCTCAAGAAGCAGCAGGACCTGCTGGACGAACTGGAGGGACTTTCTCCGGCCCAGCGTGCCAAGTGCCTCGCCGCTCTCCAAGGACGTCTACCCGACGCCGAGCAGGAAGAGGACGACCTCGATGAGGAGGTCCGCGATCGGCTCGTCGACGAGTACACAGGGGCGCAGGAACTCGAACAACTTCGCGCGGAGATATCCCTCCTCAAAGATCTTGTCGAGCAGGCCCGCAGGGTGCGCGAACTGGCGAGCGACTCCAAGTTGGCCGCTTTGAAGAAGTGCCTCGGCCAAGCGCAGTTCATCGAACTCAAGGACGGACGAGGGAAACTGCTGCTCTTCACCGAGCACCGTGATACGCTCACCTACGTGCGCGATCACCTGGAGCGCTGGGGCTACACCACATGCGAAATCCACGGTGGGATGAACCCGCACGAGCGGAAGTGGGCGCAGGAGCGATTCCGAACAGCAGCCCAAATTTGTGTGGCGACGGAGGCGGCGGGCGAAGGCATCAACCTCCAGTTCTGCCACCTCATGATCAACTACGACATGCCGTGGAATCCCACGCGCCTGGAGCAACGCCTCGGCCGCATCCACCGCATCGGCCAGGACAGGGACGTCTACGCCTTTAACTTCGTGGCTACCGACTCCGAAGACGGTCAACCCATCGTCGAGGGGCGCATCCTGCATCGTCTCCTTGAGAAGCTGGACAGGATGAACGAGGCTCTCGAGGGACGTGTGTTCGACGTGATCGGCGAGGTCTTGTCACTGAACGACGTCAACCTCCCCGACATGCTGCGGGAAGCGGCCTACGATCCACGCCGGCTCGACGAGTACCTGGACCAGATCGACCGCATTGATCCGGGAAAGCTCAAGGAATACGAGGAGGCCACGGGCATCGCGTTGGCGAGGAGCCACGTCGACTTCACGGGCTTTCAGCGCCGCAACCTGGAGGTGGAGGAGAAGCGGCTGATGCCCCGTTACGTGGAGACGCAGTTCATCGCGGCAGCCAAGGAGATCGGCCTTCGCGTGGAGCCGAGGGCAGACGGCCTCTGGCGCATCGAGCACGTCCTGGCTGACCTGCGCAGTGAGCGCCTCCGGTCGGTCCAGCGGCTGGGCAAGGCCGATCCTTCGTATCGCAAGGTCACGTTCCACAAGCACCACCTTGAGCAGTCTGCGCATCTGGACGCCGTCCTCATGGGGCCCGGTCATCCCCTCTACGCGGCGCTCGACGAGAAGCTTAACGAGAAGCTGTCGCCGCTCCAAGGAGGGATCGGGTTCTACGTGGACCCGATGGCGACCGAGCCGTTTCGGCTTCACTTCTTCGAGATCACCATTCGCGGCAAGGATTCGAAGGGCAACGACGTCCCGCTGCACGGCGAGCTGGTGGCCGTCCGTGAACAGCACGGGCAGTTCGAGATCGTACCGGCCGACATCCTGCTCAATCTGCCGCCGCACCCGAATCCCCCATCCGCGGTCGAGCCCGTGGCCATCCAGGCAGCGTCCGACTACCTGAAGAGCACCTACCAGCTCGAATGCCGCGCTCGTTGCCAGCACGAGCGGCAGCAGTTTGCCCGCATTTGCCGCGAATATCTGGAGCGGTCTTTCGACGCCCGGATCAAGCGCGCCCAGGAGCGCGCCATGTCCCTTCTGGCGGAAGCATCGGCGAAGCCAGAGTTCAAGCTGGCAGCGGATGAAGCCCGCAAGTACGTGGACGAGCTTCAGCGGCAGCGGCAGGAACGCCTAAACGGTCTCGGCAAGCTCGAAGTGGCCCGCACCGGACCCGTGCGTCACATTGCCACAGCCATCGTCTTGGCGCCCGGCGTCGAAACGGAACTTCAGCTTGCGGATCTTTTGGACGAGCCGGACCCCGACATGCGGAGGAAAAGCGAGCTCGCCGCCGAGGACCTGGTCGTGGCCGCGCTCAAGGAGGAGGGTTTCCCCGAGGACCGCATCGAGCGCGTCGGACACCTGAAGCTCGGCTTTGACATCCGTGCGCATCGCATTGCAGACCCGGCGACCGGCGAGGTCCTGGTCAAGCGCGTCGAGGTCAAGGGCCGGGCGCGCGGCCAGGCCGTGCGGCTGACCACCAACGAATGGTATAAAGCACAACAGTTGGCCGACACCTACTGGCTCTATGTGGTGTGGGACCCGCTGGGGCCGGAGCCCGAGCTCGTGCGCATCCAGAACCCGGCGGCGCGGCTGGACCATGCCAAGCGCGAGATCGTCGCTGCCCGGTTTTTCGAGATTCCGGCGGAGGCAATCGAAAGCACAGTTGAGGCTCAGAAATGGGGAGCATAG
- a CDS encoding DUF4433 domain-containing protein has product MTRQELSELHYIAHMNNVPSILRLGILSNKMCSKVAHTSVAMQEVQDRRAKVAVPGGRRLHEYVNLYICARNPMLYKLRGQHLDLCVLRVSTDVLDLPGTVVTDANASSNYVRFAAAPAGLSIVDRDLTFADDWRDQDPIQYFRKKSAKCAEVLVPDRVGPRFILGAYVSCPEAMNRMNGLNTGINLILNANMFFR; this is encoded by the coding sequence GTGACACGCCAAGAGTTGAGCGAATTGCACTACATCGCGCACATGAACAACGTGCCCTCAATCCTTCGCCTCGGCATTTTGTCGAACAAGATGTGCTCCAAAGTTGCGCACACTTCGGTAGCGATGCAGGAAGTTCAAGACCGGAGGGCAAAGGTGGCTGTGCCCGGGGGGCGGAGATTGCACGAGTACGTCAACCTCTACATCTGCGCCAGGAACCCGATGCTCTACAAGCTTCGAGGACAACATCTGGACTTGTGCGTGCTGCGAGTCAGCACCGACGTGTTGGACCTCCCTGGGACAGTCGTGACGGACGCAAATGCGTCGAGCAACTACGTCCGCTTTGCAGCGGCGCCAGCCGGGTTGAGCATCGTGGACCGCGATTTGACTTTCGCAGACGATTGGCGCGACCAGGATCCGATCCAGTACTTCCGCAAGAAATCGGCCAAGTGCGCCGAGGTCCTGGTTCCCGACAGGGTAGGTCCGAGGTTCATTCTGGGTGCATACGTGTCGTGCCCAGAGGCTATGAACCGCATGAATGGCCTGAATACTGGAATCAACCTGATCCTCAATGCTAACATGTTCTTCAGGTAG
- a CDS encoding macro domain-containing protein produces the protein MVKVVIGDIFQSRAQTLVNTVNTVGVMGKGIALEFKKRFPDMYDDYVRRCEAGQVKLGQPYLYRRLLPPWILNFPTKDHWRSVSRLQDIVRGLRYLERHYRKWGITSLAVPPLGCGQGQLEWHVVGPTLYRHLKRLNIPVELYAPHGTPHEELQPTFLEQTPVEAPPDGHPESRMKSAWVALVKILDEIERERYHYPIGRTSFQKIAYFATELGIPTGLSYRRGSYGPYAPELKALITRLINNGLIREERLGQMFTVKPGPTFKDACRAYNSELATWKDAIEAIADLFMRMRTQQAELAATVYFVAKELTSKTTSTPSESDVLVEVMMWKQKRHPPLEETDVAATIRILSMLSWLKVKPSADLPVSEEALLDV, from the coding sequence ATGGTAAAGGTTGTCATTGGTGACATCTTTCAGTCCAGGGCGCAGACCTTGGTAAACACGGTCAACACCGTTGGCGTCATGGGCAAGGGGATTGCACTCGAATTTAAGAAGCGATTCCCGGACATGTACGACGACTATGTGCGACGCTGCGAGGCTGGTCAGGTCAAGCTTGGGCAGCCTTACCTTTATCGGCGGCTTTTGCCGCCGTGGATACTGAACTTTCCCACGAAAGATCACTGGCGGTCGGTCTCAAGACTTCAGGACATCGTGCGTGGGCTCCGTTACCTGGAGCGCCATTATAGGAAGTGGGGGATTACATCCCTGGCGGTTCCGCCGCTTGGATGCGGACAGGGCCAGCTTGAATGGCATGTAGTAGGTCCAACGCTATACCGGCACCTTAAGCGTCTGAACATTCCCGTCGAGCTATACGCCCCGCATGGGACTCCCCACGAGGAATTACAACCTACCTTTCTTGAGCAGACGCCCGTGGAAGCCCCACCTGATGGCCATCCAGAAAGCCGTATGAAGTCAGCCTGGGTGGCACTTGTGAAGATTTTGGATGAGATTGAGCGGGAACGCTATCACTACCCCATTGGGAGGACTTCGTTCCAGAAGATCGCATACTTTGCTACTGAGTTGGGGATCCCTACAGGGCTTTCGTACCGACGTGGTAGCTACGGTCCCTATGCGCCGGAGCTTAAGGCTTTGATCACTCGACTCATCAACAACGGGCTCATCCGCGAAGAGCGCCTCGGACAGATGTTCACCGTCAAGCCCGGCCCGACGTTCAAGGATGCATGCCGGGCCTACAACAGCGAGCTAGCGACGTGGAAGGACGCGATTGAGGCCATCGCGGACCTGTTCATGCGGATGCGCACTCAACAGGCGGAGCTGGCGGCGACGGTGTACTTTGTGGCAAAGGAGCTCACTTCCAAGACGACGAGTACGCCCAGCGAATCGGATGTGCTGGTCGAAGTGATGATGTGGAAGCAGAAGAGGCATCCCCCCCTCGAAGAGACAGACGTGGCGGCCACTATTCGAATCCTCAGCATGCTGAGCTGGCTGAAGGTAAAGCCGAGCGCCGACCTGCCAGTGAGCGAGGAGGCCTTACTCGATGTTTGA
- a CDS encoding DUF4433 domain-containing protein, with protein MFDGSNLFYMAPMLNAPYIAQYGIMSFNTLRSHPELAKVSGSIAHPFVNARRHGRLVGHRSLHDYVPLYWVTHTPMQYVVTIRDRRLPQQDLVFFLFDARLILQLPGVWTTDGNAASSETRFYEGTGALTHLDWGILNTPNCFSKEYKRRKCAEVLVPDMITRELINSIAVYNQQAANNLIEAVTVITQSSALIQWARDRVIPRPEFYY; from the coding sequence ATGTTTGATGGAAGCAACTTATTCTACATGGCCCCGATGCTGAATGCGCCTTACATTGCGCAATACGGCATTATGTCATTTAACACGCTAAGATCACACCCTGAGCTCGCCAAGGTCAGTGGCTCTATTGCACATCCCTTTGTCAACGCGCGCAGGCACGGACGTCTTGTCGGCCACAGGTCCCTGCACGATTACGTGCCGCTCTATTGGGTCACACATACGCCCATGCAATATGTGGTGACTATCCGGGACCGTCGGTTGCCGCAGCAGGATTTAGTATTCTTTCTGTTCGACGCTCGACTGATACTCCAGTTGCCTGGCGTGTGGACAACTGATGGTAACGCGGCATCCAGTGAGACCCGGTTCTACGAGGGGACGGGCGCACTGACGCATTTAGACTGGGGAATCCTGAACACGCCTAATTGCTTCAGCAAAGAGTACAAAAGACGCAAGTGCGCGGAGGTCCTCGTACCCGACATGATTACGAGGGAACTCATAAACAGCATAGCGGTTTACAACCAACAAGCAGCCAATAACCTAATCGAAGCTGTGACGGTGATTACCCAATCATCGGCTCTTATCCAGTGGGCTCGCGATAGGGTGATCCCGAGACCAGAGTTCTATTATTGA